The following are from one region of the Juglans regia cultivar Chandler chromosome 10, Walnut 2.0, whole genome shotgun sequence genome:
- the LOC109014089 gene encoding uncharacterized protein LOC109014089, translating into MQQRKSASGRPSGTDGSDFSYRMVVDSRYQKVASGKSRLSSLIFTQAVIQLIGTACTVLSTSKEDPDRLAILAIAVGFVSLILGELGRRRSRVGLLKVYMVASSTTILLWVACVSKSSFMLEVIQDPSNWETNKLQLLETALVLFGLLIQVFTIGTTTSLISNMSPPKRAS; encoded by the exons ATGCAGCAGAGAAAATCAGCATCTGGGAGACCTTCTGGGACGGATGGCTCAGATTTTTCCTATCGAATGGTCGTCGATTCAA GGTATCAGAAGGTAGCTTCAGGAAAGTCTCGTCTCTCCTCTCTAATTTTCACCCAG GCTGTCATTCAATTAATTGGAACTGCATGCACAGTTCTGTCAACCTCAAAGGAGGATCCTGATAGACTCGCTATTTTGGCTATTGCTGTTGGGTTTGTTTCTCTAATACTAGGGGAATTAG GTCGAAGACGTAGCCGAGTGGGGTTGTTAAAAGTCTACATGGTTGCATCTTCTACCACGATACTTCTCTGGGTTGCTTGTGTTTCTAAGAGCAGTTTTATGTTAGAG GTTATCCAAGATCCAAGTAACTGGGAAACAAACAAGTTGCAACTTCTGGAGACTGCTCTTGTTCTATTTG GGCTTCTGATACAAGTATTTACAATTGGCACAACAACATCTCTTATCAGTAACATGTCTCCTCCCAAAAGGGCCTCTTGA